In one window of Osmia lignaria lignaria isolate PbOS001 chromosome 11, iyOsmLign1, whole genome shotgun sequence DNA:
- the unc80 gene encoding unc80, NALCN channel complex subunit isoform X6 yields the protein MVLDVFSGNMDNRRSVDGNLQEHALPIPVQMFLWRQLRPFIRAKLGKLHEASCTFCQHAPGHHETKEACTSLEKVLVQDLHNDLTPSLSLILGKVPRWRLIQTALPYVLHAAANLLHNRKDFQTLGAMETTLLYILHWILLDAAEECAELESDPGNPFYYVFPIPTMTLFVYLFAPLCNHLKDIDFKTNLRLENGLKIWSAMYECRHPDTPCFTTHCRIKPQVLWSRSFKASKPHQMSDDVFVGGNVESPPSQSVSVLSDQSVDKMSSKQLDEDNTWVSSPKDTVFPETIPEESSGAEDEHVVIFRLPSLSESEKALDGGEASIFHVAMGKTTGFSKLTIEQVTAISAFDSCRQYPQKPISIGTEKEKEDHKTDKEKEKEKEKEAQDTAKPKTSSTQKAPIDSTTGLTSSCAAIDADVRAATFLDVAVLRCLFVPQWQEEGVHWALQFLYQRLRMINEEISVQQMPRRRSNSLPIPKIEVSIYQSPESKKKDVAKDFMEVPEVRDVALISGHDVESSHTRRASEKSKKRMKMADLKAFVETKLLSKSEKALEKIGQEEPKMLYDQESHRSLDTGDNHLSRPTSFTSKIFEAKDVDHMKHPTNLIKGKSMPSLSCLINELTAGGYVGDTRIERKQSRFYSQSYTAPNPIITVTEHTPAPSPDFMKRQGSIDSQLDIISIHGSRLDSERKPSLTRSQTDSNITYASDEIPEAPGSSCYITKEGDIDLQVVLKAVHSAALRDNNCCTLRVCENILNLVELLMEMGVMKQCLREEIMGSIAESTTVVEKSEGGKKKDTGENEQEYRQDPPEKAKYSSHNLLMNCVIRVLKHLGCPHSCSEGIRGPQADFCRSQGQTILNKLYRASSKQFSRFLRSLMREQPIPEILEFFHAFVGFCVDPNQKRGSSKSPETGTQGYATNFGANLMGTTMAGGGTGGGANVSGTTGTMGATGTGSAAATYGLGGHSARGIEGHIFNCVFKALVTRFVKSLKELKSQDNLTLYCDLRQFMTYVKEVHGGVFRRVALSGILDSADRPNKRCNSNVQTTRVIRHIHQSDLEVHADIGGDTCYTVDDRGTRKFLFKKRSTSSTCASLLETELSEENAKVSQSPLGNLRKKHHILTPRQSERNLGIESLNSGKIRKSTRFQIGGIVNWFRKEYGRTDSTDSHESSESPTEGSFVRQSSFHYGHHRSASRSGRGVGLTLQKAKRRMQDQLINIGFGKSKKKESLEEVPGSYFSRRNSMEFGEASRESEFVVLKERRLVPRNPVYDGMLRFSFLLETCQPGSVPDHYLMGAILDLPYAPVAARACLLLECAHFVHQCNKGQWPTWMKMNFPIFRPSMPIHNRNATTVLSRVHVLQRTAGKLFYQWAEALGARLEELLLEDKQNVDQVISMVSDESRQRELIIEDEEEDFLDEASINGYGSQCPMALRSAACILLLEVTAFLRETYQTLPKFNKLLTKERPPPWERMYSREANRRWSMALSSMGHSQTSAQSLQSIVGDREVAPERKISFVLYEPDNESEGSSKSTVTIQGEEFQNLEKEKAKRVQPPQSRPFLLRRGTAENASGSFKKRSLKLRRGTKEGKDTECEAYTVKRADSIQSKRKVSSLSDRSDTSEPGFCGEISGEESPGILIDDQPPESPCDSNETDETNKNFPWMKVLVQFANSFNFYCSHQNFCHPYCHRRQMRACSRLIKSVRKIYGEEFGILNGTGIFDFDTEKKEASKKEKRGRKVSEQTSTQVSPVRRKDSVGKKYKIEKNMDGSQSCRLAQRDSSKDLADQDSEKGKETSKKSEGEPDKENSAILKYIKTQVKDVFHAPMATLVKGAVVMTEELFVDVLPVAWELLLESNQEVAASAASLFIVGAVRAPHQASELMNHGLQHSSSSVRINAILRFQVLWKLRYQVWPRMEENAHLTFKVPPPGIEFTLPSPKIGIESLPVVDPPWMPQVKTKVEEVTINQEHHAQDDKKREERENFLITTIPITVQAAYEPSPVGDDHDEGNVGDEDGGETIPRNTSHHGQSAPSLFPSSLCSAIVQIINLLDDAAVSDDGSAVYEVAYQVIWNCLVEDSALFLRYVLERLTRDKQELMFKILRHLIRFVPKLPQQAAFALYNYIIGYVMFYVRSPHEEGQKLIGTALSILWMVVHSVHGIMFKDLKQILRKEQCDASILLTANVPSAKKIVVYGPHDQDSGGIPLHFPVQEDTQFGQILRESLNFYNIEENKHQEYFLVDYKTHQIRNPSSYARDYYFFKGKSQFSEIILVHMKQEDAFSALQRQELVHKFVEIGKVLLTWAILKNVDMVVQRVVFLHEELMKLPSFPRRALEADLDLYKGGEIGRELLGLDVMHKFMWVKLIARMFEAMAGNFAYSGDIHLFLNVLNGAVILHSEDSCILRYVVATYINAAHNFKNIFSTNGYLLIIPTLLQLYSTHQTNKLVTTTVEYAVKQFYLMNRKPFILQMFGSVSTILDTDETSVHGEAHKVPSACLFNLLLSLETPSPDPLNIDELVKEEKPLRAIDFCYHDENEMVTVLDCISLCVMVIAYAPDSIRGQQMLITLEAILPCYVQQIQSPTYNKEGKTEKEIIHQLAVAVKTLVNNSEALTKYYNGPQKSSPEHKGSSQRNYGKGPYSPGFDFEDETHTTKYLEHTKVRNIYDRDNEASESCHKNEFRRPRDTLLNMVGDFVARCSARLTELNKKSQDGKTIELLDSKCHIRLADIAHSLLKISPYDASTMGCRGLRRYMNDILPSTDWSSDDMRPALTNILRRLDKTFSKIHKKASIRRNTDWTAANDLLKGVYETLAKCPYIAHFQYLKALLTTCQSLIIGDTPPEDVTSASSAALMSKIPPQHFCSTVLRLIALYVISLGEGYLHAMFTTQTRTENMLLNLLIPLFLRVGTGRKDVPKLRQSDINFALTAVLNTLWPPTTKTIPITTQNLKTTTDVRAGSLTFVARDSKTSTKMSLTLYQVAFLALKIMTICFETELKTEWTKVLRTMRLLNKRNEASTYLWNFIEFVVTHRTALYIQMLPFIVHKIGQAPISEHERNMQSTIRAKINGDTKTVPKSRGTLLTDLIHELKDLKEEIEDRKFDEAQPEPKRSVADMHSIPEGQPRTQRLSLIDRLTGDLGSRGHMNHQSNSSSTVKTTQPSQVSTPPNGIQTARGSSTSGGSSTLREASEVVAGEQQHTDQQITTDRSQPSSTNDERNHVKPHPILTHQKAPKLRFLSSVEFRHSSGETMTSQLSPTSPNEDSSGECRPDKPRLQRSMGQSKKTFRLRKSRRAHIEMSQSKPESIDNVSQVQTTQPSVLTPPTPIMDPSSFSIPSDSSSIRSRRSSSIRQSDCEKGTNLTSEQLHGLLHHHHHHHHHHHLHLQTSDVSWDEDTSSTSGYRESYSMQLVSLESNNNNARTVQAPPLASPDLNDIPSTSSTTTHVFEGSSPECSINGSGGEKTALLTSSQRTTSQHSLLMVFPNQDEDTLI from the exons ATGGTTTTAGACGTTTTCAGTGGAAACATGGATAATCGTCGATCCGTCGATGGAAACCTACAGGAACATGCTCTGCCGATCCCGGTGCAGATGTTCCTCTGGAGACAGTTGAG ACCATTCATTCGTGCTAAACTTGGGAAACTTCACGAAGCATCCTGCACG TTCTGTCAACACGCGCCAGGCCATCAT GAGACGAAGGAAGCTTGCACG TCTCTCGAGAAGGTGTTGGTTCAAGATCTGCACAATGATCTAACACCCTCTTTGAGCTTGATACTGGGCAAGGTGCCACGCTGGCGTTTGATTCAAACCGCTCTTCCCTACGTTCTCCATGCCGCAGCCAATCTCCTGCACAATAG GAAGGATTTTCAAACTCTCGGAGCTATGGAGACGACGCTTCTTTATATCCTTCATTGGATACTTCTCGACGCTGCTGAAGAATGCGCGGAACTCGAATCTGATCCTggaaatcctttttattatgtCTTTCCTATTCCCACCATGACT CTGTTTGTATATCTCTTCGCGCCTCTGTGCAATCATTTAAAAGACATCGACTTCAAAACTAATTTACGATTGGAGAACGGTTTGAAAATATGGTCGGCTATGTACGAATGTCGTCATCCAGATACACCCTGCTTTACCACGCATTGTAGGATCAAACCGCAAGTTTTATGGAGTCGATCCTTTAAGGCTTCCAAGCCGCATCAAATGTCTGACGATGTGTTTGTTGGAGGAA ATGTTGAAAGTCCACCCAGTCAGTCAGTTAGCGTTCTTTCAGATCAAAGCGTTGATAAAATGTCGTCAAAACAGCTGGACGAGGAT AACACTTGGGTGTCATCGCCAAAGGACACTGTATTCCCAGAAACGATTCCAGAGGAGAGTTCTGGTGCTGAGGATGAACACGTA GTAATCTTCAGGTTGCCTTCCCTTAGTGAATCAGAAAAAGCACTCGATGGG gGTGAAGCTAGCATTTTTCATGTAGCTATGGGCAAGACAACTGGTTTCTCGAAATTAACGATAGAACAAGTTACAGCGATTTCAGCATTCGACTCTTGCAGGCAATATCCTCAGAAGCCTATAAGCATAGG CactgagaaagaaaaagaagatcacAAGAcggataaagaaaaggaaaaggaaaaggaaaaagaagcacAGGATACAGCCAAGCCAAAAACTTCCAGCACTCAAAAAGCTCCTATTGATTCTACTACAGGATTAACGAGTAGTTGTGCTGCTATTGATGCAGATGTTCGTGCTGCTACTTTTCTCGATGTAGCTGTTCTCAGGTGTCTTTTCGTTCCTCAATGGCAGGAAGAGGGGGTGCATTGGGCTTTGCAATTTTTGTACCAGCG attACGCAtgataaacgaagaaatatCAGTGCAACAAATGCCACGTCGTCGTAGCAATTCCTTGCCGATACCAAAAATTGAAGTGTCAATTTATCAGAGTCCTGAAAGTAAGAAAAAGGATGTGGCGAAAGATTTCATGGAAGTTCCCGAAGTTCGTGACGTTGCCTTGATATCCG GCCACGATGTTGAATCAAGTCACACGAGACGAGCCAGTGAGAAATCGAAGAAGAGAATGAAAATGGCTGATCTTAAAGCATTTGTTGAAACAAAATTGTTATCCAAATCTGAAAAGGCACTTGAGAAAATTGGCCAGGAAGAACCAAAGATGCTATACGATCag GAGAGCCACAGAAGTCTGGACACAGGGGATAATCACTTATCGAGACCAACATCGTTCACTTCAAAAATTTTTGAAGCTAAAGATGTTGACCACATGAAACATCCAACGAATTTGATCAAAGGAAAAAGCATGCCCAGTTTAAG CTGCTTGATTAACGAGCTGACCGCGGGAGG GTACGTTGGTGATACTCGAATCGAGAGGAAACAAAGTCGATTTTATAGCCAATCGTACACTGCACCCAACCCTATCATCACAGTTACGGAACACACCCCCGCGCCATCCCCAGACTTCATGAAACGACAG GGTTCGATCGACAGTCAATTAGATATTATTAGCATACACGGTAGTCGTTTAGATTCGGAAAGGAAACCAAGCCTAACGAGATCGCAGACAGACTCTAACATTACTTATGCCAGTGATGAAATACCGGAAGCGCCAGGATCCTCTTGTTACATTACTAAAGAAGGGGACATTGATCTACAAGTGGTTTTAAAA GCTGTACATTCAGCCGCTTTACGAGACAATAACTGCTGTACATTACGAGTGTGTGAGAATATTTTGAATTTGGTGGAACTTCTAATGGAAATGGGAGTAATGAAACAGTGTCTCCGTGAAGAAATCATGGGCAGTATAGCTG aaTCGACAACGGTGGTTGAGAAATCAGAAGGTGGAAAGAAGAAAGATACTGGTGAGAATGAACAGGAATATCGACAGGATCCTCCAGAAAAAGCAAAATATTCATCCCACAATCTGCTAATGAACTGCGTGATTAGAGTTCTGAAGCATCTGGGTTGTCCGCATAGTTGTTCAGAAGGGATACGAGGACCACAAGCAGATTTTTGTCGTTCTCAGGGACAAACGATCCTCAACAAATTATATCGAGCCAGCTCCAAGCAATTCTCACGGTTCCTGAGATCACTAATGCGGGAGCAACCGATACCGGAAATTTTGGAGTTCTTTCACGCATTCGTCGGATTCTGCGTGGATCCAA aTCAGAAACGAGGATCCAGTAAATCACCAGAGACCGGAACTCAGGGATACGCGACAAATTTTGGTGCTAATTTAATGGGAACGACGATGGCCGGTGGGGGTACAGGTGGTGGTGCAAACGTAAGCGGTACCACGGGAACCATGGGGGCGACAGGGACCGGAAGTGCAGCCGCGACTTATGGCCTTGGCGGCCATAGCGCTCGGGGTATAGAGGGTCATATTTTCAATTGCGTGTTCAAGGCACTGGTTACACGCTTTGTGAAATCGCTTAAAGAGTTAAAATCCCAGgacaatttaaccctttactgTGATCTTCGTCAGTTTATGACTTATGTCAAGGAGGTCCATGGTGGTGTGTTTCGTCGTGTTGCTCTCAGTGGTATCTTGGACTCTGCTGACAGACCTAATAAAAGGTGCAACAGTAATGTCCAAACCACTCGAGTTATCAG ACACATACATCAGTCAGATTTAGAAGTGCACGCGGATATCGGGGGAGATACATGTTACACCGTAGACGATAGAGGAACTCGaaagtttctttttaaaaaacgtAGCACATCCTCCACGTGTGCg AGTCTTCTTGAAACAGAATTAAGCGAAGAAAATGCGAAAGTCAGCCAAAGTCCTTTAGGTAATTTGAGGAAGAAACATCATATACTCACTCCAAGGCAAAGTGAACGTAATTTAGGAATTGAATCTTTGAATTCtggaaaaattcgaaaatcGACTCGTTTTCAAATAGGTGGCATAG TCAATTGGTTTCGAAAGGAATACGGCAGAACCGATTCTACTGATAGTCATGAAAGCAGCGAGTCACCAACTGAGGGTAGTTTTGTTAGGCAATCCAGTTTTCATTATGGTCACCACCGTAGTGCGTCCAGGTCAGGACGAGG TGTTGGTCTAACTCTACAGAAGGCAAAACGTAGAATGCAAGACCAGCTGATTAATATTGGCTTTGGAAAGAGCAAGAAGAAAGAAAGTCTAGAAGAAGTACCTGGAAGTT ATTTCAGTAGAAGGAATTCTATGGAATTCGGCGAAGCATCAAGGGAGTCTGAATTCGTAGTACTGAAGGAAAGAAGATTGGTACCTAGAAATCCAGTCTACGATGGAATGCTGAGATTCTCATTCTTATTGGAAACTTGTCAACCGGGTTCGGTTCCTGATCATTATCTAATGGGGGCAATCTTAGatctt CCCTATGCACCGGTGGCCGCCCGAGCGTGTTTATTATTGGAATGCGCCCACTTTGTGCATCAGTGCAATAAAGGACAATGGCCAACttggatgaaaatgaattttcccaTATTCCGTCCATCGATGCCTATTCACAATAGAAATGCTACCACAGTGCTGAGCAGAGTACACGTGTTGCAACGCACTGCTGGAAAATTGTTTTATCAATGGGCAGAG GCTCTTGGGGCACGATTAGAGGAATTGTTATTGGAAGATAAACAAAATGTCGATCAAGTGATATCAATGGTGTCTGATGAAAGCAGACAGCGAGAGTTAATCATtgaggatgaagaagaagattTCCTTGATGAag CTAGTATAAATGGTTATGGATCACAGTGTCCCATGGCGTTACGTTCGGCAGCTTGTATTCTACTTTTGGAAGTGACAGCATTTTTAAGAGAAACGTATCAAACTCtaccaaaatttaataaacttttaacaaAAGAACGTCCACCACCTTGGGAACGGATGTACAGTAGAGAAGCAAATCGACGGTGGAGTATGGCGCTCTCCTCTATGGGTCATTCCCAGACGTCTGCACAGAGTCTTCAATCCATCGTGGGCGATCGCGAGGTGGCTC cggaGCGTAAAATTAGTTTCGTCCTGTACGAACCAGATAATGAATCCGAAGGTAGTAGCAAATCAACAGTCACCATTCAAGGAGAAGAATTTCAAAATCTTGAAAAAGAGAAGGCTAAGAGAGTGCAACCACCTCAGAGTCGACCGTTTCTTCTTCGTCGTGGTACAGCTGAAAATGCAAGTGgttcttttaaaaaaagaagcttGAAACTTCGACGAGGTACCAAAGAGGGCAAGGATACCGAATGCGAGGCTT ATACGGTAAAACGAGCGGACTCGATCCAATCAAAAAGAAAAGTGAGCTCATTGTCAGACAGGAGCGACACATCCGAACCAGGGTTCTGCGGTGAAATCAGCGGAGAGGAATCACCGGGGATCCTCATAGACGATCAACCACCTGAGAGTCCCTGCGACAGCAACGAAACAGacgaaacgaataaaaattttccttGGATGAAGGTCCTAGTACAATTCGCCAATTCGTTCAACTTCTACTGTTCCCATCAGAACTTCTGTCATCCTTATTGCCATCGGCGTCAAATGCGAGCCTGTAGCAGGTTAATCAAATCCGTGAGGAAGATTTACGGAGAGGAATTTGGAATTCTGAACGGCACGGGAATATTTGATTTCGATACAGAGAAAAAGGAAGCTAGTAAGAAGGAGAAACGTGGTAGGAAAGTTTCAGAACAAACTAGCACTCAGGTATCACCAGTAAGGAGGAAGGACAGCGTGGGGAAAAAATAcaa gATCGAGAAGAACATGGATGGATCCCAATCCTGCAGACTAGCCCAACGCGATTCATCCAAAGACCTGGCTGACCAAGATTCAGAAAAAGGCAAAGAAACGTCGAAAAAGTCCGAAGGGGAGCCGGACAAAGAAAATTCAGCGATTCTAAAATACATCAAGACCCAAGTGAAGGATGTGTTCCACGCACCCATGGCAACTTTGGTAAAAGGAGCGGTGGTAATGACGGAGGAGTTATTCGTCGACGTTCTACCTGTCGCCTGGGAGCTTCTGTTGGAATCGAATCAAGAAGTCGCAGCTTCGGCAGCGTCTCTCTTCATAGTAGGAGCTGTACGAGCTCCGCATCAAGCGAGCGAATTAATGAACCATGGTCTTCAACACAGCAGTTCCAGCGTACGGATAAACGCCATATTGAGATTTCAAGTTCTATGGAAGCTACGGTATCAAGTCTGGCCACGAATGGAAGAGAACGCCCATTTGACGTTCAAAGTTCCTCCGCCCGGTATTGAATTTACGTTGCCCTCGCCGAAGATCGGTATCGAATCGTTGCCGGTGGTGGATCCACCGTGGATGCCTCAGGTGAAAACAAAAGTAGAGGAAGTGACGATCAATCAGGAGCATCAT GCACAGGATGACAAGAAACGCGAAGAAAGAGAGAACTTTTTAATCACTACTATACCGATTACCGTGCAGGCTGCGTACGAACCGAGTCCTGTCGGAGATGACCACGATGAAG GAAATGTCGGGGACGAAGACGGAGGTGAAACTATACCAAGGAACACGTCCCATCACGGTCAATCCGCGCCTTCGTTATTTCCTTCCTCTTTATGCTCGGCGATCGTACAGATCATCAACCTGCTGGACGATGCTGCTGTTTCGGACGATGGAAGCGCTGTTTACGAAGTTGCATATCAA GTCATATGGAACTGTTTGGTGGAAGACAGTGCTCTGTTTCTTCGTTACGTTTTAGAACGTCTTACCAGAGATAAGCAAGAATTGatgtttaaaattttaaggCACCTTATTCGATTCGTACCAAAGCTACCCCAACAGGCCGCATTCGCtttgtataattatataattggtTACGTTATGTTTTACGTACGCTCCCCTCACGAAGAAGGGCAGAAATTAATTGGAACTGCACTTTCCATACTGTGGAtg GTCGTGCACAGTGTTCATGGAATAATGTTTAAAGATTTGAAACAGATACTACGGAAAGAACAGTGCGATGCTTCTATTTTATTAACTGCGAATGTTCCATCCGCTAAAAAGATCGTAGTTTATGGTCCTCATGATCAGGATTCCGGAGGAATACCATTACATTTCCCGGTGCAGGAAGACACACAGTTCGGTCAGATACTTCGGGAATCCTTGAATTTCTACaacattgaagaaaataagCACCAAGAATATTTTCTCGTCGACTATAAAACAC ATCAAATTCGTAATCCGTCGTCGTATGCTCGAGATTATTATTTCTTCAAAGGTAAATCACAATTCTCCGAAATTATACTGGTACATATGAAACAAGAGGACGCGTTCAGTGCTTTGCAACGGCAAGAGTTGGTTCATAAATTCGTTGAAATTGGAAAGGTCCTATTAACGTGGGCAATTTTGAAGAACGTTGATATGGTGGTGCAGAGGGTAGTTTTTCTTCATGAAGAACTAATGAAATTACCCTCCTTTCCACGAAGAGCATTGGAAGCAGACCTGGATTTGTATAAAGGCGGTGAAATAGGCAGG GAACTTCTTGGTCTGGACGTGATGCACAAATTCATGTGGGTCAAATTAATCGCAAGGATGTTCGAAGCTATGGCTGGCAATTTCGCCTACTCAGGAGACATCCATCtctttttaaacgttttaaacGGTGCAGTTATTCTTCACAGCGAGGATTCATGTATTTTGCGTTACGTAGTAGCTACATACATAAACGCAGCACATAATTTCAAGAACATTTTCTCAACGAAtggttatttattaattataccgaCGTTGTTGCAATTGTATTCCACTCATCAGACAAATAAGTTGGTGACAACCACTGTGGAGTATGCTGTGAAACAATTTTATCTGATGAATCGAAAGCCATTTATTCTTCAGATGTTTGGAAGTGTTTCTACTATTTTGGATACGGACGAAACGAGTGTTCATGGAGAAGCACATAAG GTTCCCTCAGCctgtttattcaatttattattgaGCTTGGAGACTCCATCGCCGGACCCTTTAAACATAGATGAATTGGTGAAGGAAGAGAAGCCTTTAAGAGCCATTGATTTTTGTTATCACGATGAGAACGAAATGGTCACGGTATTAGATTGCATATCTCTTTGCGTGATGGTGATAGCTTATGCGCCAGATTCAATTAGAGGGCAACAAATGCTG ATTACATTGGAAGCAATATTACCGTGTTATGTTCAGCAAATTCAATCTCCAACTTATAACAAGGAAGGAAAAACTGAGAAGGAAATAATACATCAATTGGCTGTTGCTGTGAAAACTTTGGTTAATAATTCTGAGGCACTGACCAA gtaCTATAATGGACCTCAAAAATCAAGTCCAGAGCACAAAGGTTCCAGTCAAAGGAATTATGGCAAAGGTCCATATTCACCTGGTTTTGATTTTGAGGATGAAACTCATACTACCAAGTACCTAGAGCACACCAAGGTGCGCAATATTTATGATCGAGATAACGAAGCTAGTGAAAGTTgtcataaaaatgaatttcgTCGTCCGCGAGACACATTGTTAAATATGGTAGGAGATTTTGTAGCAAGATGTTCAGCTCGTTTAacagaattgaataaaaagtCACAGGATGGAAAGACGATCGAATTATTGGACTCCAAGTGTCACATA cgATTAGCAGACATAGCGCACAGTCTTTTAAAGATATCTCCATACGATGCGAGCACGATGGGTTGTCGTGGCTTAAGACGATACATGAATGATATTTTACCATCAACTGATTGGTCCAGCGATGATATGAGACCAGCCTTAACGAATATTTTAAGAAGACTCGATAAAACCTTcagtaaaattcataaaaaagcTTCGATTAGAAGGAATACCGATTGGACAGCCGCGAATGATCTCTTGAAAGGGGTGTATGAAACGTTGGCCAAATGCCCCTACATTGCacattttcaatatttgaaaGCACTGCTAACTACTTGTCAG TCATTAATTATTGGAGATACCCCACCGGAAGATGTGACATCAGCTTCCTCGGCCGCTTTAATGAGCAAAATACCGCCGCAACATTTTTGCTCGACGGTACTTCGATTGATAGCACTTTACGTTATATCTCTCGGCGAAGGATACCTTCATGCCATGTTTACTACCCAAACTAGAACCGAGAATATGttacttaatttattaataCCGTTGTTCTTGCGTGTGGGAACTGGAAGGAAAG ATGTACCAAAGCTGAGACAGTCGGACATCAATTTTGCTCTAACAGCGGTGTTGAATACTCTATGGCCACCGACAACTAAAACTATACCAATAACTACCCAAAATCTGAAAACCACAACGGATGTGAGAGCGGGTAGTTTGACATTTGTGGCGAGAGATTCAAAGACTTCGACGAAAATGTCGTTGACGTTGTATCAAGTTGCCTTTTTAG CACTAAAGATAATGACGATATGTTTCGAAACGGAATTGAAGACCGAATGGACGAAAGTCTTGCGCACAATGCgtttattaaataaacgaaACGAAGCGTCCACTTACTTGTggaattttattgaattcgTGGTGACACATCGCACAGCTTTATACATTCAAATGCTTCCGTTTATCGTTCATAAAATTGGCCAGGCACCAATTTCAGAACACGAGAGAAATATGCAGAGCACAATACGCGCGAAGATTAACGGTGATACTAAAACGGTACCAAAATCTCGCGGCACTCTGTTAACTGATCTTATACACGAATTGAAGGACTTGAAGGAAGAAATAGAAGATCGAAAATTTG ATGAAGCACAACCCGAACCAAAAAGGAGCGTCGCAGACATGCACTCCATACCGGAAGGACAGCCTCGAACTCAGAGATTATCATTAATTGATCGTTTGACTGGAGATCTAGGATCCAGGGGTCATATGAATCACCAGTCGAACTCAAGTAGTACTGTAAAAACGACACAACCGAGTCAAGTATCCACACCGCCAAACGGCATACAAACTGCACGCG GATCAAGCACTAGCGGAGGATCGTCAACCCTTCGCGAGGCAAGCGAGGTTGTCGCTGGCGAACAACAACACACGGATCAACAAATAACGACAG ATAGATCTCAACCATCTTCTACTAACGATGAACGTAACCATGTTAAGCCTCATCCTATATTAACTCATCAAAAGGCGCCAAAACTGCGCTTTCTCTCTTCTGTAGAGTTTAGGCACTCATCAG GGGAGACCATGACGAGTCAA